A single Thiohalobacter thiocyanaticus DNA region contains:
- the trmL gene encoding tRNA (uridine(34)/cytosine(34)/5-carboxymethylaminomethyluridine(34)-2'-O)-methyltransferase TrmL, with the protein MLHVVLYQPEIPPNTGNIIRLCANTGSRLHLVEPLGFDWDDRRLRRAGLDYREFAEVTLHADLDRCLQALPDARLFAFSTRGRRRHTEAGFRAGDALLFGPETRGLPASVLAELPANRVLRLPMRPDSRSLNLANTVAVAMYEAWRQLGFEGGV; encoded by the coding sequence ATGCTGCACGTTGTCCTGTACCAGCCGGAGATCCCGCCCAACACCGGCAATATCATACGCCTTTGCGCCAACACTGGCAGCCGCCTGCACCTGGTGGAGCCGCTGGGGTTCGACTGGGACGACCGCCGGCTGCGCCGGGCCGGGCTGGATTATCGCGAATTCGCCGAGGTGACGCTGCACGCGGACCTGGATCGCTGCCTGCAGGCGCTGCCCGATGCGCGCCTGTTCGCCTTCTCCACCCGCGGCCGGAGGCGTCACACCGAGGCCGGCTTCCGCGCCGGTGATGCGCTGCTGTTCGGCCCCGAGACCCGCGGCCTGCCCGCCTCGGTGCTCGCTGAATTGCCCGCGAACCGGGTCCTGCGTCTGCCCATGCGCCCGGACAGCCGCAGCCTCAATCTGGCCAATACCGTGGCGGTGGCGATGTACGAGGCCTGGCGGCAGCTCGGGTTCGAGGGCGGTGTCTGA
- a CDS encoding DNA cytosine methyltransferase: protein MAKKKKLTAGQKASTQIRAVDLFCGAGGLTHGLLSAGIDVRVGYDLDKACAFPYEENNAPARFESRDVSLLTGGELCEQWDGGVSLLAGCAPCQPFSQYMQGNKAIKGDNKWSLLTEFARLIRESSPDLVTMENVPNLVKHRVFHDFLSTLVELDYEFDYQVLECPRYGIPQSRNRLVLIASRLGSPKLIDPTHEPSQFVTVRDAIGKLPELKAGQADSEDALHKAAKLSEINLKRIQNSIQGGSWSDWPDNLITDCHKRKSGERYYSVYGRMREDLPAPTMTTLCYGYGNGRFGHPIQDRAISLREAAIFQTFPPDYKFCPSDQSPEFRTVGRLIGNAVPVRLGEVIGLSLRKHIGEIGDALIC, encoded by the coding sequence ATGGCTAAAAAGAAAAAGCTGACCGCTGGCCAAAAGGCCTCTACGCAGATCCGAGCTGTGGATTTGTTCTGCGGAGCGGGTGGCCTCACTCACGGCCTGTTGTCGGCAGGGATAGATGTACGAGTTGGTTACGATCTCGATAAAGCCTGCGCTTTTCCCTATGAAGAAAACAATGCCCCGGCTCGCTTCGAGAGTAGGGATGTTTCGTTATTGACTGGGGGTGAATTGTGCGAGCAATGGGATGGTGGGGTTTCACTGCTAGCCGGTTGCGCCCCGTGCCAGCCATTCTCGCAGTACATGCAGGGTAATAAGGCGATCAAAGGCGATAATAAGTGGAGCCTTCTCACGGAGTTCGCGCGCTTGATTCGAGAATCCAGCCCTGATCTGGTAACCATGGAGAATGTGCCGAACCTGGTAAAACATCGCGTTTTTCACGACTTTTTGTCCACACTCGTAGAGCTTGATTATGAGTTCGACTATCAAGTCCTCGAGTGTCCTCGGTATGGTATCCCTCAGAGCCGAAATCGCCTGGTATTGATCGCATCCAGATTGGGTTCACCGAAATTAATAGATCCTACTCATGAGCCGTCGCAATTCGTCACCGTGCGTGATGCTATTGGCAAGTTACCTGAACTCAAAGCTGGGCAGGCAGATTCAGAAGACGCACTTCACAAAGCGGCAAAACTCTCGGAAATTAATCTGAAACGTATTCAAAACTCCATCCAAGGCGGTAGCTGGTCAGACTGGCCCGACAATTTGATAACCGATTGTCACAAACGGAAATCGGGCGAGCGGTACTACAGCGTATACGGGCGCATGCGGGAAGATTTGCCAGCTCCCACAATGACTACGCTTTGCTATGGCTATGGTAATGGTCGATTCGGTCATCCTATTCAAGACAGGGCAATCTCTCTACGAGAAGCCGCAATATTTCAGACGTTTCCTCCCGACTACAAGTTCTGCCCGTCGGATCAGTCACCAGAATTCCGCACGGTCGGGCGATTGATTGGAAATGCGGTGCCCGTACGATTAGGCGAAGTGATCGGTTTGAGCTTGCGAAAACATATCGGCGAAATCGGTGACGCCCTCATCTGCTGA
- a CDS encoding SprT family zinc-dependent metalloprotease yields the protein MTASAARPTVAPITPLQQQQVREQTRLYLGRGNRLLGCSAPLPAIDFDLRGRAAGQFRVRVGRAGIRYNPRVFALDLAGHLRETVPHEVAHYLVWQRFGRTAPHGREWRALMRAFGATPRATGDYALDGVPVRRQRRHAYRCGCRQHELSTTRHHRVQAGTAYHCRSCGQRLQYSRSG from the coding sequence ATGACCGCCTCCGCCGCCCGCCCGACCGTCGCCCCCATCACGCCGCTGCAGCAACAGCAGGTGCGGGAGCAGACGCGCCTGTACCTAGGCCGCGGCAACCGGCTGCTCGGATGCAGCGCCCCGTTGCCGGCGATCGACTTCGACCTGCGGGGCCGGGCGGCGGGACAGTTCCGGGTCCGGGTCGGTCGGGCCGGCATCCGCTACAACCCCCGGGTGTTCGCGCTCGACCTTGCAGGCCACCTGCGTGAGACGGTGCCGCACGAGGTCGCCCACTATCTGGTCTGGCAGCGATTCGGCCGGACGGCACCGCACGGCCGGGAATGGCGGGCGCTCATGCGCGCCTTCGGCGCGACGCCGCGGGCCACCGGCGACTATGCGCTGGACGGCGTGCCGGTGCGCCGGCAACGGCGCCATGCCTATCGCTGTGGCTGCCGCCAGCATGAACTCAGCACCACCCGCCATCACCGCGTACAGGCCGGCACGGCCTATCACTGCCGGTCCTGCGGACAGCGGCTGCAGTACAGTAGGTCGGGTTAG
- the rep gene encoding DNA helicase Rep translates to MADLNPQQRAAMRHVDGPLLVLAGAGSGKTRVITCKIAHLIEDHALSPRYITAVTFTNKAAREMRERVGRILSRGQGRGLSISTFHTLGLNILKREHRRLGFKASFSILDAADSAHLIRELIGKSRLALDPDAARWQISDWKNDLIYPQQAVEQAADDRAMACAQLYAQYQRSLKAYNAFDFDDLILQPVRLFQSDLEAREHWQGRIRHLLVDEYQDTNGAQYELVRQLVGRLGYFTAVGDDDQSIYTWRGARPENLARLQEDYPRLKVIKLEQNYRSSGCILKCANTLIGNNPHLFEKKLWSALGYGEPLRIIGCRDPDHEAERVVSEILHAKFTHGARDGDFAILYRGNHQSRPFEKALREHRIPYHLSGGMSFFEYSEIKDLVAYLRLLVNEDDDRAFLRVVNTPRREIGTTTLEKLGEYASDRGVSLLCACYELGLAQHLNSRAVKKLQEFANWVVSIAEMAKGGDPIEVFRQLLSDIDYAGWLQAQAKDTDEADRRWANVEELVSWMQHAQRQLDGDVTLGDIVGRMSLMDILDRNQDDAGGDMVHLMTLHAAKGLEFPHVYLVGMEEEILPHRTSLEEDSLEEERRLAYVGITRAQKTLTCTFARKRKRAGEWLSTEPSRFLEELPADDIVWVDRRTEVDPEARQERGKAHLANLKSMLS, encoded by the coding sequence GTGGCAGATCTCAATCCCCAGCAGCGTGCCGCCATGCGGCATGTCGACGGCCCCCTGCTGGTCCTGGCCGGCGCCGGCAGCGGCAAGACCCGTGTCATCACCTGCAAGATCGCCCACCTGATCGAGGATCATGCCCTGTCGCCGCGTTACATCACCGCCGTGACCTTCACCAACAAGGCCGCCCGGGAGATGCGCGAGCGCGTCGGCCGGATCCTGAGCCGCGGCCAGGGCCGCGGCCTGTCCATCTCGACCTTTCATACGCTGGGCCTGAACATCCTCAAGCGCGAGCACAGGCGCCTGGGCTTCAAGGCCAGTTTCAGCATCCTGGATGCGGCCGACAGCGCCCACCTGATTCGAGAACTGATCGGCAAGTCACGCCTGGCGCTGGATCCGGACGCCGCGCGCTGGCAGATCTCAGATTGGAAGAACGACCTGATCTATCCGCAGCAGGCGGTGGAACAGGCCGCGGATGACCGCGCCATGGCCTGCGCCCAGCTCTATGCCCAGTATCAGCGCAGCCTGAAGGCCTACAACGCCTTCGATTTCGATGACCTGATCCTGCAGCCGGTGCGTCTGTTCCAGTCCGACCTGGAGGCGCGCGAGCACTGGCAGGGTAGGATCCGCCATCTCCTGGTGGACGAATACCAGGACACCAACGGCGCCCAGTACGAACTGGTCCGGCAGCTGGTCGGGCGGTTGGGATATTTCACCGCCGTGGGCGACGACGATCAGTCCATCTATACCTGGCGCGGTGCCCGACCCGAGAACCTGGCTCGGCTGCAGGAGGATTATCCCCGCCTGAAGGTGATCAAGCTGGAGCAGAACTACCGTTCCAGCGGCTGCATCCTCAAGTGCGCCAACACGCTCATCGGCAACAATCCGCACCTGTTCGAGAAGAAGCTCTGGAGCGCGCTGGGCTACGGCGAGCCGCTGCGCATCATCGGCTGCCGCGACCCCGACCACGAGGCCGAACGCGTGGTGTCCGAGATCCTGCACGCCAAGTTCACCCATGGCGCGCGCGACGGCGATTTCGCCATCCTCTACCGCGGCAACCACCAGTCGCGCCCGTTCGAGAAGGCGCTGCGCGAGCACCGCATCCCCTATCATCTGAGCGGCGGCATGTCCTTCTTCGAGTACAGCGAGATCAAGGATCTGGTCGCCTACCTGCGGTTGCTGGTCAACGAGGACGATGACCGCGCCTTCCTGCGCGTGGTCAACACCCCGCGGCGAGAGATCGGCACCACCACGCTGGAAAAGCTCGGCGAGTACGCCAGCGACCGCGGTGTCAGCCTGTTGTGCGCCTGCTACGAACTGGGACTGGCGCAGCACCTGAACAGCCGGGCGGTGAAGAAGCTGCAGGAGTTCGCCAACTGGGTGGTGAGTATTGCCGAGATGGCGAAGGGCGGTGATCCCATCGAGGTGTTCCGTCAGCTGCTGAGCGACATCGATTACGCCGGCTGGCTGCAGGCGCAGGCGAAGGATACGGACGAGGCCGACCGGCGCTGGGCCAACGTCGAGGAACTGGTGAGCTGGATGCAGCATGCGCAGCGGCAGCTCGACGGCGATGTCACCCTCGGCGACATCGTCGGCCGCATGAGCCTGATGGACATCCTGGACCGCAACCAGGACGATGCCGGCGGCGACATGGTGCACCTGATGACGCTGCACGCAGCCAAGGGCCTGGAGTTCCCGCATGTCTACCTGGTCGGCATGGAAGAGGAGATCCTGCCGCATCGCACCAGCCTGGAAGAGGACAGCCTGGAGGAGGAGCGCCGGCTTGCCTACGTCGGCATCACCCGGGCGCAGAAAACGCTGACCTGCACCTTCGCCCGCAAGCGCAAGCGCGCCGGTGAATGGCTCAGCACCGAGCCGAGCCGTTTCCTGGAGGAACTGCCGGCCGACGATATCGTCTGGGTGGACCGCCGGACCGAGGTCGATCCCGAGGCGCGCCAGGAGCGCGGCAAGGCGCATCTGGCCAATCTGAAATCGATGCTGTCCTGA
- a CDS encoding flagellar biosynthesis protein FlgE — translation MKIDNAMQLGLLGLNRSLAGMRDTAGQIAGTGQLQAESPAGLAGALVELKTYELQGQASAQVVKTVDEMIGSLFDDQA, via the coding sequence ATGAAGATCGACAACGCCATGCAACTCGGCCTGCTGGGGCTGAACCGCAGCCTGGCGGGGATGCGCGACACAGCCGGACAGATTGCCGGTACCGGCCAGCTGCAGGCCGAATCGCCCGCCGGGCTGGCCGGTGCCCTGGTGGAGCTCAAGACTTACGAGTTGCAGGGACAGGCGTCGGCGCAAGTGGTCAAGACGGTCGATGAGATGATCGGCAGTCTGTTCGACGATCAGGCCTGA
- a CDS encoding dihydroorotate dehydrogenase, protein MTDTLSDKLAIDFCGLHFSSPLVLLSGCVGFGEEYTRVAGFSNRDVGAICLKGTTGAPRLGNPPHRVYETPAGMLNAIGLQNPGVDKVVDEILPTLDFDETRFIANVSGSTLEEYEAVTRRFDDSPIDAIEINISCPNVKEGGVAFGNDPDMSARVVETCRAVTDKPLITKLSPNQTDIAENARRCIEAGSDAFAVINTLMGMAIDIDSRTPVIGNNQGGLSGPAIKPIALLKVHQVAQVCRAHGIPIIGQGGVTTPEDALEFLIAGASAVGVGTALFYDPLICQRINRGILDYLDRHELASVNQLTDTLILNGATAC, encoded by the coding sequence ATGACAGACACGCTATCCGACAAACTGGCCATCGACTTCTGCGGCCTGCACTTCAGCAGCCCGCTGGTGCTGCTGTCGGGTTGCGTGGGCTTCGGCGAGGAGTACACCCGGGTGGCCGGCTTCTCCAACCGCGACGTGGGAGCGATCTGCCTCAAGGGCACCACCGGCGCACCGCGGCTGGGCAACCCGCCGCACCGGGTCTACGAAACCCCGGCGGGGATGCTCAACGCCATCGGGTTGCAGAACCCGGGCGTGGACAAGGTGGTCGACGAGATCCTGCCCACCCTGGATTTCGACGAGACCCGCTTCATCGCCAATGTCTCCGGCTCCACCCTGGAGGAATACGAGGCGGTCACCCGGCGCTTCGACGACTCGCCCATCGACGCCATCGAGATCAATATCTCCTGCCCCAACGTCAAGGAGGGCGGGGTGGCCTTCGGCAACGACCCGGACATGTCCGCGCGCGTGGTCGAGACCTGCCGGGCGGTGACCGACAAGCCGCTGATCACCAAGCTCTCGCCCAACCAGACCGATATCGCCGAGAACGCCCGGCGCTGCATCGAGGCCGGCTCGGATGCCTTCGCCGTGATCAACACGCTGATGGGCATGGCCATCGACATCGACAGCCGCACCCCGGTGATCGGCAACAACCAGGGCGGCCTGTCCGGCCCGGCGATCAAGCCCATCGCCCTGCTCAAGGTGCATCAGGTCGCCCAGGTCTGCCGCGCCCACGGCATTCCCATCATCGGCCAGGGCGGGGTGACCACGCCCGAGGACGCCCTCGAATTCCTCATTGCCGGCGCCAGCGCCGTGGGTGTGGGCACCGCGCTCTTCTACGATCCGCTCATCTGTCAGCGCATCAACCGGGGCATTCTCGACTATCTCGACCGGCACGAACTGGCCTCGGTGAACCAACTGACCGATACCCTCATCCTCAACGGCGCGACGGCCTGCTGA
- a CDS encoding c-type cytochrome has translation MYKVTCANFTRFGSTLLLGLFLAAGVQAADDPMQAENIEAQIAPVGTVKVAGKSAAGEADAAAETGGGATRSGSDIYNNFCIACHGSGVAGAPKTGDNAAWAPRAGKGLDGLLETATNGLNAMPPKGTCADCSADELRGAIAYMLNESGIEAEAGTAAAAASAEPAAPAKAAAAESGGVDEARAKEIYQSKCFACHGTGAAGAPVLGKADAWAPRIDKGMDTLVKHAVEGFNAMPPMGTCMDCSEAEIRAVVEHMVAESQ, from the coding sequence ATGTATAAGGTGACATGCGCGAATTTCACACGCTTTGGCAGCACCCTGCTGCTGGGGCTGTTCCTGGCCGCCGGCGTCCAGGCCGCTGACGATCCCATGCAGGCGGAGAACATCGAAGCCCAGATCGCGCCCGTCGGAACGGTCAAGGTCGCCGGCAAGTCGGCCGCCGGCGAGGCGGACGCGGCGGCCGAGACCGGCGGCGGTGCCACCCGCAGCGGCAGCGACATCTACAACAACTTCTGCATCGCCTGCCACGGCAGTGGTGTTGCCGGCGCGCCCAAGACCGGCGACAACGCCGCCTGGGCGCCGCGCGCCGGGAAGGGCCTCGACGGCCTGCTGGAAACGGCCACCAACGGCCTGAACGCCATGCCGCCCAAAGGCACCTGCGCCGACTGCTCGGCCGATGAACTGCGCGGCGCGATCGCCTACATGCTCAACGAAAGCGGCATCGAGGCCGAGGCCGGTACTGCCGCAGCCGCAGCCTCTGCCGAGCCCGCAGCCCCGGCGAAGGCTGCAGCAGCCGAAAGCGGCGGCGTCGACGAGGCGCGCGCCAAGGAGATCTATCAGAGCAAGTGCTTCGCCTGCCACGGCACCGGCGCGGCCGGCGCCCCGGTGCTGGGCAAGGCCGACGCCTGGGCCCCGCGCATCGACAAGGGCATGGACACCCTGGTCAAGCATGCCGTCGAGGGCTTCAATGCGATGCCGCCCATGGGCACCTGCATGGACTGCTCCGAGGCCGAGATCCGCGCCGTGGTCGAGCACATGGTGGCCGAAAGCCAGTAA
- a CDS encoding class I SAM-dependent methyltransferase: MHIHNPEPGLVVDEFDVYTELLPLDGAGIIELGCGAAQHTRAIAGTGRPGSILACEVDTVQHEKNLAIDDLPGVTFVHAGAEAIPAEDASADIVMMFKSLHHVPVELMDTAMGEIARVLRPGGMAYISEPVYAGDFNEVLRLFHDEREVREAAFAAVRQAVEAGLLELAGQHFFQTRMAFADFADFEQRVLNVTHTRHELAPELHDRVRRTFEQHQGPEGARFLMPIRVDLLRRPG, translated from the coding sequence ATGCATATACATAATCCCGAACCGGGGCTGGTGGTGGATGAATTCGATGTCTACACCGAACTGCTGCCGCTGGATGGCGCCGGGATCATCGAACTTGGCTGCGGTGCCGCGCAGCACACCCGCGCCATTGCGGGAACCGGACGCCCAGGGTCCATCCTGGCCTGCGAAGTCGATACGGTGCAGCACGAGAAGAATCTCGCCATTGACGACCTGCCGGGTGTGACCTTCGTCCATGCCGGGGCCGAGGCCATCCCGGCAGAAGATGCCAGTGCCGACATCGTGATGATGTTCAAATCCCTGCACCACGTGCCGGTTGAGCTCATGGACACGGCCATGGGCGAGATTGCCCGGGTGCTGCGTCCGGGGGGTATGGCCTACATCTCCGAGCCGGTCTACGCGGGCGATTTCAACGAGGTGCTGCGCCTGTTCCATGATGAGCGCGAGGTGCGCGAGGCGGCCTTTGCCGCGGTGCGGCAGGCGGTGGAGGCCGGTCTGCTGGAACTGGCCGGCCAGCACTTCTTCCAGACCCGGATGGCGTTTGCCGATTTCGCCGACTTCGAGCAGCGGGTGCTGAATGTCACCCATACCCGGCATGAACTCGCCCCCGAACTCCATGACAGGGTCCGCAGGACGTTCGAGCAGCATCAGGGCCCCGAGGGTGCGCGCTTCCTCATGCCCATCCGGGTGGATCTGCTGCGCCGGCCGGGCTGA